In Trichormus variabilis 0441, a single genomic region encodes these proteins:
- a CDS encoding SDR family oxidoreductase: protein MLNIENKVIAITGASSGIGEATAKLLARNGAKVLLGARRTEKLEKIVEEIHASGGTAEFKAVDVTDREDVKAFIGFAKDKFDRVDVIFNNAGVMPLSPMNALKVEEWDNMINVNINGVLNGIAAALPIMEAQGNGQIINTASIGAHVVVPTSAVYSATKYAVWAISEGLRQESKMIRVTVISPGVVETELGSDITDEPTKGFLKELRKDALNPDTIASAVLYAVSQPDDVDVNEVIVRPIRHMM, encoded by the coding sequence ATGTTAAACATTGAGAACAAAGTCATTGCGATCACTGGAGCCAGTAGCGGGATTGGCGAAGCCACAGCTAAGTTACTTGCTCGAAACGGTGCAAAGGTGCTTTTGGGTGCACGACGCACCGAAAAGCTCGAAAAGATTGTTGAGGAGATCCACGCCTCAGGCGGTACAGCAGAATTTAAAGCCGTAGATGTCACCGATCGAGAAGATGTGAAAGCGTTCATTGGGTTTGCAAAAGACAAGTTCGATCGCGTTGATGTCATCTTCAACAATGCAGGCGTGATGCCTCTATCCCCGATGAATGCTTTGAAGGTCGAGGAATGGGACAACATGATTAACGTGAATATCAACGGGGTGTTGAATGGCATTGCAGCAGCTTTGCCGATTATGGAAGCGCAAGGTAACGGACAAATCATCAATACTGCGTCGATTGGTGCCCATGTGGTAGTACCCACTAGCGCAGTTTACAGCGCTACCAAGTACGCAGTTTGGGCAATCTCCGAAGGACTGCGACAGGAGTCGAAAATGATTCGCGTCACCGTCATCTCTCCCGGTGTGGTTGAGACCGAACTCGGCTCTGATATCACAGACGAGCCAACAAAAGGCTTCTTGAAAGAACTTCGCAAAGACGCACTCAACCCGGATACGATTGCCAGCGCTGTTCTGTATGCCGTGTCTCAGCCGGATGATGTCGATGTCAACGAAGTGATTGTTCGCCCGATCCGCCATATGATGTAG
- a CDS encoding AraC family transcriptional regulator → MTVAISRPDIIADHRQEIATRIVRHTKSSGNIIQPTAIEQLDFARSDTVSTAPHSVYEPILAIVVQGQKKAFLGEETYQYGAMQYLVVSVDLPLSGFVTEATPDKPYLGLKLNLDLMQLCEMVAQMGSSSAKPEKSIRGISVSNVDPALMECALRLVKLLDTPQHISMLAPLMIRELYYHLLLGEQGEAVRQIATSGSNMQRIALAIQQIKSDFTKPMRIEDLASQIGMSTSSFHQHFKQVTSMSPLQYQKQLRLLEARRLMLAEDFDATSTAYQVGYESPSQFSREYSRLFGAPPIRDIERLRTA, encoded by the coding sequence ATGACAGTCGCAATCTCTCGCCCTGACATAATTGCGGATCACCGCCAAGAAATCGCCACACGGATCGTGCGGCATACCAAATCCAGCGGCAACATTATCCAACCCACGGCGATCGAGCAATTAGACTTTGCGCGCTCAGATACAGTATCTACCGCACCTCATAGCGTGTATGAACCCATCCTGGCGATCGTCGTTCAAGGTCAGAAAAAAGCATTTCTGGGTGAGGAGACATATCAGTATGGTGCAATGCAGTATCTCGTCGTTTCCGTTGATTTACCGCTGAGTGGCTTTGTGACTGAGGCGACACCTGACAAGCCGTATTTAGGGCTGAAGCTGAACTTAGACTTGATGCAATTGTGTGAGATGGTTGCCCAAATGGGTTCCAGTTCGGCAAAGCCAGAAAAATCTATTCGAGGTATATCGGTTAGCAACGTCGATCCAGCGTTGATGGAGTGTGCCCTTCGCCTCGTCAAGCTCTTAGACACTCCGCAACACATCTCTATGCTGGCACCGTTAATGATTCGTGAACTCTATTACCATCTGCTGTTGGGTGAACAAGGGGAAGCCGTGCGTCAAATTGCCACATCCGGCAGTAATATGCAGCGAATTGCTTTAGCAATTCAACAAATCAAATCTGATTTTACCAAGCCGATGCGGATCGAGGATTTAGCGAGTCAGATCGGGATGTCTACTTCGTCGTTCCATCAGCATTTCAAGCAAGTCACTTCGATGAGTCCGCTTCAGTATCAGAAGCAGTTAAGACTATTAGAAGCGCGTCGTCTGATGTTAGCTGAGGATTTCGATGCGACCTCTACTGCCTACCAGGTGGGATATGAAAGTCCCTCACAGTTCAGTCGGGAATATTCGCGCTTGTTCGGTGCGCCGCCCATTCGAGACATTGAACGGTTACGGACAGCTTGA
- a CDS encoding response regulator: MSQATTIRVLIADDHAIFRQGLATIINRDPEMQVIAQAENGEQAIAAFREHQPDVTLMDLRMPEVEGVAAIGAICATAKSARIIVLTTYDSDEDIYRGLQAGAKGYLLKETEPDELLNAIRTVHRGQKYIPPDVGAKLVQRLSNPELSERELAVLRSLAQGMSNAEIAAALSIGEGTVKSHVNRILNKLDVSDRTQAVIVAVKRGIVSL, translated from the coding sequence ATGAGCCAAGCTACGACCATTCGGGTTCTAATTGCGGACGATCACGCCATTTTTCGGCAAGGATTAGCCACGATTATTAACCGTGACCCAGAGATGCAGGTGATTGCACAAGCCGAAAATGGGGAACAAGCGATCGCCGCCTTTCGAGAACACCAACCAGATGTAACGCTAATGGATCTGCGAATGCCTGAAGTGGAAGGAGTTGCCGCCATTGGTGCAATTTGTGCTACTGCTAAATCTGCTCGGATTATTGTACTGACCACGTATGATAGTGACGAAGATATTTATCGGGGATTGCAGGCAGGCGCAAAAGGATACCTGTTGAAAGAAACTGAACCGGACGAGCTTCTGAATGCGATTCGTACCGTTCATCGGGGCCAGAAGTATATTCCGCCCGATGTGGGAGCAAAGTTGGTACAGCGCCTCAGCAATCCAGAACTGAGTGAAAGAGAACTAGCAGTACTCCGCTCACTGGCGCAGGGAATGAGTAATGCCGAGATTGCGGCGGCTTTGAGTATCGGTGAAGGCACTGTTAAATCCCATGTCAATCGGATTTTGAATAAGTTGGATGTAAGCGATCGCACCCAAGCTGTGATTGTTGCCGTTAAGCGCGGCATTGTAAGTTTGTAG
- a CDS encoding NmrA family NAD(P)-binding protein, whose translation MINEQENLMYVVFGATGQTGSAVANALLERNFPVRVVLRSDKAASTWREKGADVAIAEVTDVEAMTAAMREADAVYVMNPPAYNVSDMFALAEQIGECYVEALTNADARKVVLLSSVGSQHASGTGNILTTHILERMLGNLAVPVTVLRAASFMENWGSAAAIAAEQGVLPSFFAPLDRRLPMVSTEDIGRTAAEAMIEDWKGQRIIELHGPIDYSPNDVAAAFAAVLNRNVQAIAVPESDWQATISSFGFSPEAVNSYSEMMRGFNSGHIVFESSPEIETRTGQTAIEAAVDRLTGSKSK comes from the coding sequence ATGATTAATGAGCAGGAGAACCTTATGTATGTAGTTTTTGGAGCGACGGGACAGACAGGTTCAGCAGTGGCTAACGCTTTGCTTGAGAGAAATTTTCCAGTGCGCGTTGTCTTGCGCTCTGATAAAGCTGCCAGTACATGGCGAGAGAAAGGTGCAGACGTAGCGATTGCCGAAGTCACTGATGTCGAAGCGATGACCGCCGCGATGCGTGAAGCGGATGCCGTCTATGTGATGAACCCACCTGCTTACAACGTCAGCGATATGTTTGCGCTGGCAGAACAGATCGGCGAGTGTTATGTTGAAGCCCTTACAAACGCTGATGCACGGAAGGTCGTGTTACTGTCTTCGGTTGGTTCACAGCACGCTTCCGGTACGGGCAACATTTTGACGACCCATATTTTAGAGCGCATGTTGGGCAACTTGGCAGTTCCCGTCACAGTTCTGCGAGCAGCATCGTTTATGGAGAATTGGGGGAGTGCCGCCGCGATCGCTGCCGAACAAGGGGTACTGCCCAGTTTTTTTGCTCCACTCGATCGTCGGCTGCCTATGGTTTCGACCGAAGACATCGGGCGCACTGCGGCTGAAGCCATGATTGAAGACTGGAAAGGTCAGCGCATCATCGAACTGCATGGTCCGATCGACTACTCACCAAACGATGTCGCTGCTGCTTTTGCCGCTGTGCTTAACCGTAATGTACAGGCAATTGCTGTTCCCGAAAGCGACTGGCAAGCAACAATTTCCAGCTTTGGCTTTTCACCTGAAGCCGTCAACAGCTACAGCGAGATGATGCGCGGTTTCAACTCTGGTCATATCGTCTTTGAAAGTAGCCCAGAGATAGAAACGCGCACCGGACAAACTGCAATAGAAGCTGCTGTTGATAGATTGACTGGAAGCAAATCCAAGTAA
- a CDS encoding nuclear transport factor 2 family protein, with translation MRYLSQIFTGAGLIGLLAIPVMMQARAKAEIQSNVTAFESSDYSTALNQQSSLLQPSAIADLSQATASNSADAQATQMIEQRNKATVQQSFDQWRNGTGSAFDLLAPDVTWTITGTGATAGTYRSRQALLDQVVSPTSARLSTPIVPTVRGIWADGDMVIVLWDGEATARDGRSYRNTYTWYFRMKDDQVIEAIAFLDMSKFTELWTRVSPS, from the coding sequence GTGCGTTATTTAAGTCAAATTTTCACGGGAGCAGGACTGATTGGGCTGTTGGCTATTCCGGTGATGATGCAAGCTCGCGCGAAGGCAGAGATTCAATCGAATGTGACTGCATTTGAGTCAAGTGATTACTCGACAGCGTTGAATCAGCAGTCCTCTCTGCTTCAGCCTTCAGCGATCGCAGACTTATCCCAAGCAACTGCGTCTAATTCAGCAGATGCACAAGCAACTCAGATGATCGAGCAACGCAACAAAGCAACTGTCCAGCAGTCTTTCGACCAATGGCGCAACGGAACTGGCAGTGCATTTGATCTGCTTGCCCCGGATGTAACCTGGACAATTACTGGGACGGGTGCAACTGCGGGCACATATCGCAGCCGACAAGCATTACTCGATCAAGTCGTTAGCCCGACCAGTGCCCGACTATCAACTCCAATTGTCCCGACTGTACGCGGCATCTGGGCGGATGGCGATATGGTGATCGTGCTGTGGGACGGGGAGGCGACCGCCAGAGACGGCAGATCGTATCGGAACACCTATACGTGGTATTTCCGCATGAAAGATGACCAGGTAATCGAAGCGATCGCCTTTCTAGACATGAGCAAGTTTACAGAATTGTGGACAAGGGTTTCACCTTCATGA
- a CDS encoding PAS domain S-box protein, with the protein MITLPGIAIQNKIYESSNSLVYRGIREDGVEIVVKMLKLDYPSPQELTRYRQEYKIIRSLNLEGVIKAYSQQDYQRTLVILLEDFGGESLEKWMQKRPDIFCPMPLSTFLGIAIALCDILGRIHAANIIHKDINPGNIVFNLDTGVVKIIDFGVATQFNRTNPTFKSPHVLEGTLAYLSPEQTGRMNRMLDYRTDFYSLGVTFYELLTGQLPFPTQDILELVHCHIAKPPIPVHELNATIPKPISGIILKLMAKNAEDRYQSAWGIKADLERCAGQLAEMGQINAMSLGLQDVSEQFCIPQKLYGREVQTKALLAAFDRVARKETFGEICQLESGIENAQFNVELMLVAGYAGVGKTALVQELYKPITAKHGYFISGKFDQFRRNIPYSAIVDALQKLVQQLLGEPDEQVQQWQERLLTALGSNGQIIIDVIPEVELIIGKQPPVPEVGATEAQNRFNRIFQNFVRVFCSKEHPLVIFLDDLQWSDSATLKLIELILLDEQTHYLFLIGAYRDSEVHPTHPLVLTLLELRNQGAVLQEITLAPLTLEPLSQLIAETLGRNIDTVRSLAQLVLRKTEGNPFFVGEFLRMLYSENLLIFNAKQLSWQWDIAQIQARNITDNVVELLLLQLKKLPNETRQILRLAACVGSEFDLETLAIACEKSPKIISLDLLAAINAGLIQPLSELDENLLVQDYKFLHDRVQQAAYALIDESHKQVVHLQIGGNLLEKTSPEQRSDRLFEIIDHLNQGLELVTARSERTEIARLNLMAGQKAKAATAYEAAFKYFTTGLKLLNWESWLSEYDLTLTLYSEAAEAAYLQGCFDEMEQLVEVVLARAKTVVDKVQVYDSSIQRYLSQGNLKEALKIGLEVLKLLGVILPENPSELDVQGGLESTAALLAQREIEDLSNLPEMTAPEPLAAMSILANIGAAAFIVSPALFMLITCKTVNLSINYGNAIWSPLYYAGYGFVLCGVVQDIELGYKFGQLALSLAERLNTKKGKAKALQLFSDHVMQWKVHLKETIPLLVEAYQEGVETGDFETAGYAAYDVCYNSFFVGESLTQLEQKTATYSKAVDRIRRESPSTWIAIVWQTILNLLDRSLNPSRLVGRVCNEEQALPHALAVKDGTAIQMLYLHKVILCYLFEEYHQAVQTAILARQHFEEVTAIKVLPVFCFYHSLTLLSLLLDASNSEKLALLNCVNTNQEKMQKWAEHAPMNYLHKFYLVEAEKARVLGQFLEAEELYEQAIAGAAENEYIQEEALTYELAAKHYLARGRSKIAQTYMKEAHYCYDRWGAIAKVKDLETRYPQFFSQSSRAASTSIPTTAATISNPFHTAFDLAAVMKASQAISREIELKQLLRSLMQTLIENAGAQTGYLILENSEEWSIEAACELNTDENACATQVLQSIPIADQLPESIIQYVIRTLKAVTLNDATREGAFINEPYIQQNQPQSIFCLPLLNQAKLVGVLYLENRLAAGVFTPERSQVLQLLSTQAAIAIENANLYSELRAKESKITQFLEAIPVGIAIVDAEGRPYYTNQCGNQLTGKETDTSIAPEQFSEAYQLYVAGTDQIYPAESLPIVRALRGERIRTEDIEIRRDHVSILIEARGTPVFDRQGNITYAIATFQDITERKQAEKLLADYNCTLEQQVAERTAALRQSEANYRNLIQTANSIILRTDRQGRIRYMNDYGLSFFGYEEDQILGRTLLETIVPETETSGRDLKQFVHDLFHNLEAPLPQAYLQTENENLCRNGRRVWIAWSNQAIFNEQGDVVEILSVGNDTTQRRQAEEALQRSEAKFRNIFENSQVGIFRTRLSDGLLLDANQRYANLLGFDSSEEMIGLEHATDYYLNTSDRQQFLEVLKRDREVRSYEAQGRKRDGTVFWGLFSAYLNADDDYIEGVIADISDLKQTEAALQTSEERLRLALTASNQGLYDFDLKTEERIVNPEYALMLGYDPATFHETIPEWIARLHPDDRESVVATYRACITGEIPNFQVEYRLRTQDGQWKWIRSVGKIVTWNESGEPIRALGVVTDINDRKQAEAALQASEAELRALFSAIPDPLFVFSAEGRFLEIMVLERNLLWQPFEEMIGKTMHQLGREEADEFLGYIQQVLRTQQILTVEYGAFLNGREMWFSARIAPISHDQVIWLVRDITAQKQAEEASILEERNRMAREIHDTLAQAFTGILAQVGAAKQVLTDDVEAAQAHLDLIKELARTGLTEARRSVIALRPQLLEEGSLQSALHRLVAQIRAAATDTTLYYEIEGAVYSLPTEVENNLLRIGQEALTNAIRYANADEIRVELVYDRDQFCLRVRDNGQGFGVGSISASEGFGLLGMSERAERIGAQLTIRSQPGQGTEIIVTVNP; encoded by the coding sequence ATGATCACTCTGCCTGGTATTGCTATCCAAAACAAAATATACGAAAGTTCCAATTCTCTAGTGTACCGGGGCATTAGAGAGGATGGAGTAGAGATCGTCGTAAAAATGCTAAAGCTTGATTATCCCTCTCCCCAAGAACTAACCCGCTACAGACAGGAATATAAAATTATTCGCTCCCTGAATCTGGAAGGAGTTATCAAGGCATACAGCCAGCAGGACTATCAACGCACTCTGGTGATTCTCTTAGAAGATTTTGGGGGAGAGTCCCTAGAAAAATGGATGCAAAAGCGTCCAGATATTTTCTGCCCGATGCCTTTATCCACTTTTCTTGGTATTGCGATCGCCCTTTGCGACATTCTGGGCAGAATCCATGCAGCCAATATCATTCATAAAGATATCAACCCTGGAAACATAGTCTTTAATCTGGATACTGGCGTTGTCAAAATTATTGATTTTGGGGTTGCGACCCAATTTAACCGCACCAATCCGACGTTCAAAAGTCCCCATGTGTTAGAAGGCACGCTTGCCTATCTGTCGCCAGAGCAAACCGGGCGGATGAATCGGATGCTCGACTATCGCACCGATTTCTACTCGCTGGGCGTAACCTTCTACGAACTGTTAACTGGACAGCTACCGTTCCCCACTCAAGACATCCTAGAGCTAGTTCATTGCCATATTGCCAAACCGCCGATTCCTGTGCATGAATTGAACGCCACGATTCCCAAACCTATTTCAGGCATAATTTTGAAGTTGATGGCGAAAAATGCGGAGGATCGCTATCAAAGTGCCTGGGGCATCAAAGCGGATCTAGAACGCTGCGCCGGGCAACTGGCAGAAATGGGTCAGATCAACGCTATGTCGTTGGGACTGCAAGATGTTTCAGAACAGTTTTGCATTCCTCAGAAACTGTATGGACGAGAAGTCCAGACTAAAGCATTATTGGCGGCGTTTGACAGAGTGGCTAGAAAAGAGACGTTTGGCGAAATTTGTCAACTAGAGTCAGGCATAGAAAATGCTCAATTCAATGTCGAACTCATGCTCGTTGCTGGTTATGCTGGCGTTGGCAAAACAGCATTGGTGCAAGAACTCTATAAACCCATCACAGCAAAGCACGGCTATTTCATATCGGGTAAATTTGACCAATTTAGGCGCAATATTCCCTACAGCGCCATTGTGGATGCCCTGCAAAAGTTGGTGCAGCAACTTCTGGGGGAACCGGATGAGCAAGTGCAACAGTGGCAAGAGCGTCTACTCACTGCTTTAGGAAGCAATGGGCAAATCATCATAGATGTCATTCCGGAAGTTGAATTAATTATTGGCAAACAGCCACCCGTACCCGAAGTTGGAGCAACGGAAGCTCAAAATCGCTTTAATCGAATCTTTCAAAATTTTGTGCGGGTGTTTTGTTCAAAAGAACATCCCCTGGTCATCTTCTTAGACGATTTACAATGGTCCGACTCCGCGACGCTGAAGTTAATCGAGTTAATATTACTCGACGAGCAAACCCATTATCTATTTTTGATTGGAGCCTACCGAGACTCGGAAGTGCATCCAACGCATCCACTAGTATTAACGCTCTTAGAACTACGAAACCAAGGGGCAGTACTTCAGGAGATTACCTTAGCACCCTTAACCCTCGAACCCTTGAGTCAACTGATTGCCGAGACGCTAGGTCGCAATATTGACACCGTTCGTTCTTTAGCCCAATTAGTGTTACGTAAAACCGAAGGCAACCCTTTCTTTGTCGGTGAATTTTTGCGAATGCTGTATAGCGAAAATCTGTTAATCTTTAATGCGAAACAGTTAAGCTGGCAGTGGGATATTGCTCAAATTCAAGCCCGAAATATTACCGATAATGTAGTGGAGTTGCTGCTGCTCCAGTTGAAGAAATTGCCAAATGAAACACGGCAAATTCTCCGCTTAGCCGCTTGTGTTGGATCTGAATTTGATTTAGAGACGTTAGCGATCGCTTGTGAAAAATCGCCGAAAATAATTTCTCTAGATTTACTAGCTGCAATAAATGCTGGATTAATTCAACCTCTATCTGAATTAGACGAAAACTTGTTAGTTCAAGACTACAAGTTTTTGCACGATCGCGTTCAGCAAGCGGCTTATGCTTTGATTGATGAATCGCACAAACAGGTTGTTCATCTCCAAATCGGTGGCAATTTGCTCGAAAAAACTTCACCAGAGCAACGATCCGATCGGTTGTTTGAAATCATCGATCATCTCAATCAAGGACTTGAGCTAGTCACTGCTCGATCAGAACGAACTGAAATTGCCAGACTGAATTTAATGGCAGGACAGAAAGCAAAGGCAGCAACGGCTTATGAAGCAGCTTTTAAGTATTTCACTACAGGGCTTAAACTCCTCAATTGGGAGAGTTGGCTCAGTGAGTATGACCTTACCTTAACGCTGTACTCAGAAGCAGCAGAAGCGGCGTATCTCCAGGGTTGCTTTGATGAGATGGAACAGTTGGTAGAAGTGGTACTCGCTCGTGCCAAAACAGTGGTTGACAAAGTGCAAGTTTACGATAGCAGCATTCAAAGATATTTGTCACAGGGCAACCTGAAAGAAGCACTCAAAATTGGCTTGGAAGTGTTGAAGCTCCTGGGAGTGATTTTACCAGAAAATCCAAGTGAGTTAGATGTTCAAGGCGGATTGGAGTCAACGGCGGCACTACTCGCCCAACGAGAAATTGAAGACTTGAGTAATTTACCAGAGATGACTGCACCAGAACCGCTAGCAGCAATGTCAATCCTAGCGAATATAGGAGCTGCTGCATTCATAGTATCACCAGCACTATTCATGCTGATTACTTGCAAAACGGTAAATTTATCGATCAACTACGGGAATGCTATCTGGTCACCACTGTATTATGCTGGCTACGGATTTGTTCTATGTGGAGTTGTTCAAGACATTGAACTCGGCTATAAATTTGGTCAATTGGCTCTTAGTTTGGCAGAACGATTGAATACCAAAAAAGGCAAGGCTAAAGCATTACAGTTATTTAGTGACCATGTTATGCAATGGAAAGTACATCTTAAGGAGACGATACCACTGCTGGTTGAGGCTTATCAGGAAGGAGTGGAAACCGGAGACTTTGAAACCGCTGGTTATGCTGCATATGACGTGTGCTACAACTCGTTTTTCGTCGGTGAGTCACTCACCCAACTAGAACAGAAAACTGCAACATATAGCAAAGCAGTTGATCGAATCAGACGGGAAAGCCCCTCGACTTGGATTGCAATAGTGTGGCAGACCATTCTTAATTTGTTAGATAGGTCTCTTAATCCCAGTCGCTTAGTTGGTCGGGTGTGTAATGAAGAGCAGGCATTACCACACGCCCTTGCAGTTAAAGATGGAACTGCAATTCAAATGCTATATCTGCACAAAGTTATACTGTGTTATCTATTTGAAGAATATCATCAAGCTGTACAGACTGCTATTTTGGCAAGGCAACATTTTGAAGAAGTGACAGCAATAAAGGTTTTACCTGTATTCTGTTTCTATCATTCTCTGACGCTTTTGAGCCTATTGCTCGATGCTTCAAACTCTGAAAAATTAGCTTTGCTAAACTGCGTCAACACCAACCAAGAAAAGATGCAGAAATGGGCAGAACACGCCCCAATGAATTATCTACATAAATTTTATCTAGTCGAGGCAGAGAAAGCACGAGTCTTAGGGCAATTTCTTGAGGCTGAAGAACTTTACGAACAAGCGATCGCAGGTGCTGCTGAAAATGAGTATATCCAGGAAGAAGCATTAACTTATGAATTAGCGGCTAAACACTATCTAGCGCGAGGTCGGTCAAAAATTGCTCAAACCTACATGAAAGAGGCGCACTATTGCTACGATCGCTGGGGCGCAATCGCTAAAGTTAAAGACTTAGAAACTCGCTATCCACAGTTCTTTTCTCAGTCGTCTAGAGCCGCTTCCACATCAATTCCTACTACTGCTGCAACTATCTCTAATCCCTTCCATACTGCTTTCGATTTAGCAGCAGTGATGAAAGCTTCACAGGCGATTTCTCGTGAAATTGAACTGAAGCAATTGCTGCGATCGCTGATGCAAACTTTGATTGAGAATGCTGGCGCACAAACCGGATATCTGATTTTAGAAAACTCAGAAGAATGGTCGATTGAAGCGGCTTGTGAACTCAATACCGATGAGAATGCTTGTGCGACTCAGGTGTTACAGTCTATTCCAATTGCCGATCAATTGCCAGAATCAATCATTCAATATGTGATTCGGACTCTAAAGGCTGTCACCTTAAATGATGCGACTCGTGAAGGTGCTTTTATTAATGAGCCATACATTCAACAGAACCAGCCTCAATCTATTTTCTGTTTGCCGCTGCTGAATCAAGCCAAGCTGGTCGGTGTATTGTATTTAGAAAATCGGTTAGCAGCTGGAGTATTTACACCAGAGCGATCGCAGGTCTTGCAGCTATTATCGACTCAAGCCGCGATCGCCATCGAAAATGCCAACCTTTACTCAGAACTGCGGGCTAAGGAAAGCAAGATCACCCAGTTCCTCGAAGCGATTCCGGTGGGAATTGCGATCGTGGATGCCGAGGGTCGCCCTTACTATACCAACCAATGCGGCAATCAACTCACGGGCAAAGAAACTGATACTTCCATAGCACCAGAGCAGTTCTCAGAGGCTTATCAGCTTTATGTAGCGGGAACGGATCAAATCTATCCAGCGGAGAGCTTGCCTATTGTGCGGGCATTAAGGGGCGAACGCATTAGGACTGAAGATATAGAAATTCGTCGAGATCATGTCTCAATTCTAATTGAGGCACGGGGAACACCAGTTTTCGATCGACAGGGCAATATCACTTATGCGATCGCTACCTTTCAGGACATTACAGAGCGCAAACAAGCCGAGAAACTCCTGGCCGACTACAACTGCACTTTAGAGCAACAGGTTGCAGAACGAACTGCTGCTTTACGACAGAGTGAGGCCAATTACCGTAACCTGATTCAAACTGCGAATTCAATCATCCTTCGCACGGATAGGCAAGGACGAATTCGATACATGAATGACTATGGACTGAGCTTTTTTGGTTATGAGGAAGATCAGATTTTAGGGCGTACCCTACTGGAAACAATCGTTCCAGAAACCGAAACATCTGGACGCGATCTCAAGCAGTTTGTTCACGATCTGTTTCACAATCTTGAAGCTCCCTTGCCTCAAGCTTACCTGCAAACCGAGAATGAAAACCTTTGTCGAAACGGTAGACGGGTTTGGATTGCCTGGTCGAATCAAGCCATCTTCAATGAACAAGGAGATGTCGTTGAAATCTTATCGGTGGGCAATGACACCACCCAGCGTAGACAAGCAGAAGAGGCATTACAACGCAGTGAAGCTAAGTTCCGCAATATTTTTGAAAACTCACAGGTTGGCATCTTCCGCACCCGCCTCTCGGATGGATTACTTCTCGATGCCAATCAACGCTATGCCAATCTGCTTGGCTTTGATTCATCAGAGGAGATGATTGGGCTTGAACACGCCACAGACTACTATCTAAATACCAGCGATCGCCAACAATTCCTTGAGGTGCTGAAGCGGGATCGGGAAGTGCGAAGCTATGAAGCACAGGGGCGAAAACGAGATGGGACAGTGTTTTGGGGACTGTTCTCTGCTTATCTGAATGCAGACGATGACTACATTGAAGGGGTGATTGCGGATATTAGCGATCTCAAACAAACAGAAGCCGCTCTACAAACGAGTGAAGAACGACTACGCTTAGCATTAACCGCTTCAAATCAAGGACTCTACGATTTCGATTTAAAGACTGAAGAAAGAATTGTTAACCCGGAATACGCTTTAATGCTGGGCTACGATCCAGCAACATTCCACGAAACCATTCCTGAATGGATTGCTCGTTTGCATCCTGATGACAGAGAATCAGTTGTCGCAACCTACCGTGCTTGTATTACTGGAGAAATCCCCAACTTTCAAGTAGAGTATCGCCTTCGTACCCAGGATGGTCAGTGGAAATGGATTCGTTCTGTCGGCAAAATTGTTACCTGGAATGAATCCGGTGAACCCATCCGAGCGTTGGGAGTTGTTACGGATATCAACGATCGCAAGCAAGCAGAAGCAGCATTGCAAGCCTCTGAAGCAGAACTGCGGGCGCTCTTTTCAGCCATTCCCGATCCATTATTTGTATTCTCTGCTGAAGGGCGATTCCTTGAAATAATGGTACTGGAACGAAATCTGCTATGGCAACCCTTTGAGGAGATGATTGGTAAAACTATGCATCAACTCGGAAGGGAAGAAGCTGATGAGTTTCTAGGTTATATTCAGCAGGTACTGAGAACCCAACAAATCCTCACAGTCGAGTATGGTGCGTTTCTAAATGGACGAGAAATGTGGTTTTCGGCTCGCATTGCCCCAATCAGCCACGATCAGGTGATTTGGCTGGTGCGAGATATTACGGCGCAGAAGCAAGCAGAAGAAGCCTCAATTTTAGAAGAACGTAACCGTATGGCACGCGAAATTCACGATACACTCGCTCAGGCGTTTACAGGGATTCTGGCTCAGGTCGGTGCTGCAAAACAGGTGCTAACGGATGATGTAGAAGCAGCTCAGGCACACCTGGATCTGATCAAAGAATTGGCACGAACTGGACTGACTGAAGCACGGCGATCGGTAATTGCGCTCCGTCCTCAGCTTTTGGAGGAGGGCAGTTTACAGAGCGCTCTCCATCGTCTCGTCGCTCAAATCAGGGCTGCTGCAACTGACACCACCTTATATTATGAGATTGAGGGTGCAGTGTATTCTCTACCCACTGAAGTCGAGAATAACCTACTGCGGATTGGGCAGGAAGCCTTAACTAATGCGATTAGATACGCCAATGCCGACGAAATTCGAGTGGAGCTAGTCTACGATCGCGACCAGTTTTGCTTGCGCGTGAGAGACAATGGACAGGGCTTTGGAGTTGGAAGTATTTCAGCCTCTGAGGGTTTTGGCTTACTCGGCATGAGCGAACGGGCAGAGCGCATCGGCGCACAACTCACGATTAGGAGTCAACCTGGACAAGGAACAGAAATTATTGTCACCGTCAACCCTTGA